TACCGTGGTCACCTCAAACCCTTCACGCTGCAGGTCTTTACAGGTATTGACCACTGACATGTGCTCGATGGCCGAGATTATGATATGGTTTCCTTTTTTCTTCAGACGTTGTACAGCGCCCCTTATGGCAATATTGTTCGATTCAGTACCGCCAGACGTGAAGATGATTTCCTTACTTTGGGCCCCGATAAGAGCGGCTACTGACTCCCTGGCACCTTCTAATGCCTTTCTGGCCTCAGCACCGGATTCATGAAGTGAAGCGGGATTGCCCACACTGTACTCAAAATAGGGAAGCATAGCTTCAACCACGCGTTTGTCCACTGGCGCACCAGAGGCATTATCCATATATACTCTGTCCAATCCGAGCCACCTTTCTAAAACCACATTGTCCCATCAGCTTCCAATACCAGGTCGTTAAGGGTTGCCGCCCCAACGATTTCAACTTCAGGTATGAACTCGCCTCTATCAAGACCTATCAACTGGGTGCTGGCTTCGCAGACATATAGCTTAACCCCGGCAGCTGCGGTCTGGTCAAGCACCTGTTTTAGGTCAGGAAAAATCCCGACCTGCACTTTTTCGGCTTCTCCTTTCTTAACCACGGTGATACCCATACCCAAAAAATACACGGTAGCATCAATACCCATAGCTTTGGCAGTCTGAGCAAGCACTAGAGGGGAATACAATCTTTCTGGTGTGTTCACTCCGCTGGTCTGGACATATAATAATTTTTCGTCAGCCATCTTTCCTATCTCCTTGTTCATTTAGTTCTCTCGATAAGGAACCGGAAATTGTCTCCCTGGTCCTCGAATTTCAGCAATTTATGTCCGGTCCGTTTAGCCCATCTGGGAATATCCTGGGTCGAGGCCGGGTCGTCGGTAAGCACTTCCAGTACCTCGCCAACCTCAATAGTATTAATGGCCTCTGTAGTGTTGAACACAGGAATAGGACAGAACAGACCTATGCAGTCCAGTGTCTTATATGGATGTGTTTCTGGTGTGTGGTTCACTTTTTATTCCCTTTCATTATGTATACTAATAGCATGAACCCCAATGTCATCGGAATTGTTATCTGGAACCCGGGCATGCTTGTATCGTTATCCCCAAGTGTTTCCGAATCCTGTGTCATATCGACTACAGGCACCACGAACTCTTCTCCCAATAAATCATTGATGAATTCCTGGGGAGCAGAGCGATATTTTAGTACTGCAGTGATAGAAACGGGTAAGGTCACATCCTCAGGCATTGTAAATCCATGGGTTTCGGTATCTTCACCTTTTGGTGGTATCCTGTGGTCTGACAGGATGCTCTCGGCTTCCCATATCTTATGAGTAGGATTGCCATTTGCATCGCCTACTATAGTATGGTACACAATTGCCTCAGGGTCAATATTGCCATGGTCGTCCAGGGCACCCGAGCGATAAATTTCATTCCCTTGCCCATCGATCATAGTTATATCCAGCCACATTTCCCTTGATTCGGTCAGGCCGGTTGGCAGATAATGCCCGGCTCCGATATTCTTTATGGTAACCTCGAACTCATAAGACTCACCCGGCACCACTGAGCCACCAGGTATCACTTTTACCTGTGCCGCTCTTTGCAATCTTTCCACTGACATGTCTGCATGGGTCTTGGAACCCAGGAATTCGGTCATGAATACATTCCCACCTACACCGAAATGGGTCCATATATGTTCCCGACTCGCACTTAATCCGGATGCTGGACCGGGATTAGCCTGGTATTTTGTAATACCCGGAGTCATGTGACAATCCTGGCACTGGATACCTTCGGTTGCATAGGGGCCGTTCTTCCATTCTGTATAAGTGGCTTCAAGAGGGAGCCCGTTTATAGGATGGTTAACATCATGACACATACCGCAGAATTCGGCCTTTGTATGGAGTTCGGAGTATTCCGTTTCGTGGGCTGGCGACCTTGAGTCAGCGAAAGGACCCCGCTTTATACCATCTGGTGATACGGTAAATTTCGCGTTTGCTGTGCCGTCGCTCTCAGATACCGTGTGACAGAAATCGCACTGTACACCCTTTTTGGCTATTTCACTCAGGTTGGAGCCGTCCGCTGGCGGCACTTCCCCTGAGACGACCCCGATAGGTGTGTGACATCTTGCACAGTATGTATCGGTAAGCCCGTCGGTTTCTTTACTTGCCATTTTTGACAGTGCCAGGTAGTATGGGTCTATAACGGCCTTTGAATGCATGGAACCATCCCACTGTTTGTATATTTCAGCATGGCATGACTGGCACTTTTTCAAAGGGTCCGCAAACTGGTCTGAACTGAATTCTCCTGGTGCAGTTTCGGCCAAACCCTGGATTTGGATTGCTAATATCAAAGATAAAACTAGTATCACCATTCTTCTTAACTTCATTGAACAACTCTCCTTTTCCGAATTATTGCCTCTAGAGGGTTTGATCCTTAATACACTCAAATCAATTCAAATGTATTAACCTACAGTAATATCTCTGGTACTCTCCCACAATCCGTGAATATTACATCGCTCTATAACTCTCAATGTTGCCCTTCCTGCCGCTTCCAACACAACAGTCAAAGTAATACTGGCTTTCGTAAAACCAGGGGTAAACGCAATCCTGGCCAGGAAATCCTCTCCTGCATAAAGTTCCACCCACTGGATGTGATGTGCCGGTTCCATTACATGAGGTATGCTCCCCACGGTAACACTCACTTCAAATGGTTCGCCTGGCTTTACACTGCCGGGAGATACGATCACAGGGACATGTTTCTTTTCCGCTTCGGTCAGATCTGCCGCATCAACTGGTCGGTTCATTCCATTAAAAAAATTCTTTTCTGTCATAATTTCACCTACTTTATTCAGTTATTTCACCAATTTCAGCGCTTCTCTACATGAAGCCACGCCTGGAGCGCCTGATGTGAGGAAGACCACTTCCATAGTTTCCATGATCTCTTCTTTTGTTGCACCCTGTTTCAGGGCACTTCTCATCTGTGCGACGGTACAGGATTCACAACGCTGGGACGCTACTACCGCCAGTGCCATCAACACTTTTGCCTTTGCTGTAAGGGCACCGTCTGAGAGAAGTTTCTTATCACATTTATGGTATGCTTGAAGGAAATCCGGGTCAAGATCACCGATAGTGTGCAATACTTGAGGTTCAAAACCCAATTTATTTTCGATATCCTTGATAATCTTCTTTTGTTCGGTCATTCTGGCAATTCTCCAATCAGGTTGATATAGTTCATTTCAGGAGTTCCATATCCTCGCCACAGCAGACCAGGGTCCCGCCACCGACTTTAGTCACCGTCACTTCATTACCACAGATATTGCATCGATACTTTTCGCCTTTCTCCATTACTGCCATTTTCAATAACCTCCACTACTTGTTAACAGGGATTTTGTCAATCAGATTATATAATCGTGTTGGTATCCAATTTGACTACTTCCCTGGTATTGTACATGAACAAAAAAGGATATATACTTAACTATTAATTATATACGTAACCATTAATTATCAACATAATAATGATAAAAAATTCACGCCACCAGGTGGACAAGCAATTATTGAGTGCATTCCTTGTTCTTGCCCTGACCCATAAGGAAGCCCAGGCCTATTATGCACTGGTGATCAGGGGAGTAATGACTGCTGAAGATATCAGTAAAGTCATACAGGTGCAGCACGCTATAGTGTACAGGACATTAGAGAGTTTGAGAAATAAGGGATGGATAGATTCCACTACTGACCGTCCTAAGAAGTACCGGGCAAAACAGCCGAAAACTGCGGCCGAGTCTGCAGGAAATGCGCTTATCTCAAAGGTAAATGAATCGGTGGGGCTGGTCAGCGAATTGCTGGAACCGGTGTATGATGATAACCAGGAAATGTTGCGCCAGGAGTTGTGGACCGTACGCGGGCTGGACAATGTTATCCGCAAGCTGCAGGAGATGGGTGAGAGAACGAAACAGGGGATATTCGGGAAGATAACCGGTCCTATCGATGATACTACCTTCAACCGTTTGTTCAAATGTACACCTTTAAATGTTCCGGTGAGTGTACAGATAATGGGGCCGCCTATTGTGGATATGGATCCTGGTCTTAAAAAGCGCATACTGGTAAAACGTCCGAATTTTGAAGCCCGGTGCAAGAACTTCCCTATGACCACACCCACTGCCAAGTCAAAGGAAGATTTCCTAAAAGATGTTCACGGTAACAGGTTCATAGCTATTCACCTGTTATTTGACGAGAGGGAGGCTATGTGGATAAATATACCTTACCGGGACAACGTGGTCATTGAAGAAAAGGTGTGGGCTAACTGGATAATCGACCCTGAATATATCGCAATCATCAAAGCTGAGGTATGAGATGCGGATTTGCATCCTGTATACGGGTGAGTTCGGAGCTAAAGTGGTGGGTAACCTGGTGAATCCGGGCAGTTTTTGCACATCCTGTGGTGACCTGTGTGATAAGTGCAGGGGTGGCAGGTTGTCTTTCGGGGATATGGTGTATGAGATACATGAACTGCCTGCCGGATTGCCTGAATTTATCGAAGATGCGGGTGAGTTCCTTCCAGAGATGGGTGCGTGTGACCTGATATTGGCCATGGGAATTCACCCTGACCTGCTGGCGGCCCTGCCTGTGGTGGTGAATTCCACGGGAGCGAAAGCAGTGATAGTGCCGGTGGAAGAGCCGGGATGGGCACCGCTGGGATTGCAGAAGCAACTGCGTGGAAAGCTGGAATCTATGGGTGTGGAATGCGAATTTCCCAAGCCGTTCTGTGCCCTTACGAAGACTGGCAAGCCTGTTATTGATGAGTTTGTGGAAATGGGATTCGGCAGGCCTGAACTGGAAATATGTCTCGGCGACGATGGGCAGACCTTTACGCATGTACGGGTGTTGCGGGATGCCCCCTGTGGTTGCACATGGTATGTTGCAAAGAAGTTGAAGTGGTCTGATGTTGCAGGTTATAAGGAGACGGTGTCAGAGGCTCACCATGCTTACCCGTGCACGGGAAGTATGGAGCGGGACACTGAGCTTGGGGATACTATTCTGCATGAGGCGGGGTATATTATCAGGGATGCTGTGGAGCGGGGGATGGAAGCCGACTGAAAAATAATCTCTGTCAAGTATTATTTCTCTTACAAAAAACACTCAAATCCAAAATTACTAAATACCCTGTAACACATATCATACAATGGTGACATATGAACATAACCATCCGTAACATTGACACCCAGCTATACCGTGAAATAAAAGCCGAAGCCACTCGTGAAGGCATCAACATAGGCACAGCCATAAACAGCGCAATCAGGTTGTGGTTGAACCGCAAACGTGCACAGGTAAGACCAGGGCGTTCTTTCCTTGAACTTGAGTCAATGGATTTCGGACCCGGGACCGAGAATCTCAGTGAAGAGCACGATAAGTATCTGTATGGTGAATAAATGGCAGTCCTGCTCGACACCAGTTACTTTGTAGCATATATCAACAGCCGCGACAGGAACCACCAGCGTTCAAGGGAACTATCACCTGACATTTTCGCGGGTAAATACGGCCCGACAGTGGTTACCGACCATATTTTCGATGAGACCATAACCACCTGCATGCACCGGGTCAATAATACACCTGAGATTGAAAGATTAGGTGACTACATACTGGATTCTGAAATTGAATTATTCCAGGTAAATGATGCACTTTTCAGGGAAACATGGGACCTGTTCAAGAAGTACCATTACAGTTTTACTGACTGCACTTCGGCAGTCTTTTCTAAAAAAAATGGGATTCAATACATTGTTACATTTGACCATCATTTTGATACATTTAAGTGGTTGAATAGAATATGTTGATAACAATACATAAAAAAAAGGTGAAATAAATGGAAATAACTATGCATAAGTACAAGGACATGGACCTGAAAGGTGCGACGCTCATCAATGGTTTCCCTTCCAGCAGTTTGATGAACTCTATCGTAGCCAGTTACCTGGTAAATGCTATGGACCTGGACCAGATATGTGGTCTTGATGCTGATGAGTTCCCGCCGATTGCTATGATATATGATTCAAAACCCAAATTCCCTGCCCGGATATATGCTAATGAGGAGGCAAAACTGGTTGTATTCCTTTCAGAGTTCACACCACTTCCTGAGATGGCCAGGGATATTGCCAGGTTTATGTTGTCTTTTGCCGAGGATAAGGGGTGCAGCCGGATACTATCTCCTGAGACCCAGATAATTGAGAATGACGGATTCAAACTTCTTGGTGTAGGGAGTACCGATGCTTCCCGGAAAGAGTTGGCAGATATGAAAATGGATCAACTGGTGCATAGTATGATCGCAGGTATCTCGGGTGTTTTGCTTAATGAAGGAAGGCTACGCAACTTAAATGTGATAGTACCCGTTGCACAGCGGGGACCTGATACTTCAGATGCCAGGACTGCTGCAAGGGTAGTTGAAATAATTGATAAGATGATACCTACCATCAAGATAGACCTCAAGCCATTGTATCAGGAAGCTGAAGGTGTGGAAAAATACCTGAAAAGCCTCAGGGAGCAGGCTGCTAAACCCGCAGACCATTACGATATGTACAGTTAACGGGTGCACATCCGGTGCATTCAAATCATAAGAATAGACAACATGTTTTTACGTTTCCAAGATAAAATAACTTTAGTCCAGGTGCAGGAAAATGACCGATATTGCTACAAATGTTCTGAAAAATGTCCTTTTACAGCACGATGAAATTGTAGCAGCATATTTATTCGGTTCCCATGCGAGAGGATATGCCAGAAACGACAGCGATATAGATGTTGGGATATTACTTTCAGATGACCGGTCGGGTAGTGGAATGTATCCCATGCAGATCGCAAGAGAATTAAGAGATGCCTGTAAGACGAAACGGGACATAGATGTTAGAATACTGAATAATGGGACCTTGAGGTTTCTTCATCAGGTTTTAAAAGGCAAACTGTTGTTCTGCAGGGATGAAAAGAAAAGGATCGAGTTTGAAACTTCTGTGATCAGCAGGTATCTTGATTTTAAACCTATTTTTCAAGAGTATGATAGGATGCGTAAATTGAGGGTACTGCAATGATAAGAGTCATGATACTAATCCGGTAACAGAAACAATTATCTATCAACCGACTATTAATTCCCTCCAGACATGAATGAACTAAACCCCTGGAAATCCACCTCCATTGACGACTACCAGAAACTGTTCGAAGAATTCGGGATATCCCGGTTTGACGAGCTGCTGCCCCTAATCAAGAATCCCCACCGCTTCATGCGCCGGGGTATCATCTTCGGGCACCGCAGTTACGATTCTATAGTGGATGCCATGAACTCAGGGAAACCCTTTAGCGCCATGAGCGGATTCATGCCTTCGGGCCGCGTCCACCTGGGCCATAAGATGGTGATGGAGGAGATCATCTGGCACCAGCAGCAGGGCGGGACCGTGTTCATGGCCGTGGCTGATATGGAGGCACACAGTGTCAGGGGTATTTCGTGGGAAGATTGCAAACGTATCGGGGTAGAGGAATACATTCTCAGCCTCATCGCCCTGGGATTCGAGCCAGAAGGCGGTCGTATCTATTCCCAGTCCACCAGTCATGAGGTCCGTGACCTGGCCTTTGAACTGGGTGTGAAGGCGAACTTTTCTGAGCTGAGTGCCATCTACGGATTCAATGGCGAGACCAATATCGCACACATGGTCTCAGCCACCGTGCAGAGTGCTGATATCCTGCACCCTCAACTTCAGGAGTTCGGAGGACCGCGCCCGGTAGTTAT
The DNA window shown above is from ANME-2 cluster archaeon and carries:
- a CDS encoding DsrE/DsrF/DrsH-like family protein, with protein sequence MADEKLLYVQTSGVNTPERLYSPLVLAQTAKAMGIDATVYFLGMGITVVKKGEAEKVQVGIFPDLKQVLDQTAAAGVKLYVCEASTQLIGLDRGEFIPEVEIVGAATLNDLVLEADGTMWF
- a CDS encoding sulfurtransferase TusA family protein; amino-acid sequence: MNHTPETHPYKTLDCIGLFCPIPVFNTTEAINTIEVGEVLEVLTDDPASTQDIPRWAKRTGHKLLKFEDQGDNFRFLIERTK
- a CDS encoding cytochrome c family protein, with product MVILVLSLILAIQIQGLAETAPGEFSSDQFADPLKKCQSCHAEIYKQWDGSMHSKAVIDPYYLALSKMASKETDGLTDTYCARCHTPIGVVSGEVPPADGSNLSEIAKKGVQCDFCHTVSESDGTANAKFTVSPDGIKRGPFADSRSPAHETEYSELHTKAEFCGMCHDVNHPINGLPLEATYTEWKNGPYATEGIQCQDCHMTPGITKYQANPGPASGLSASREHIWTHFGVGGNVFMTEFLGSKTHADMSVERLQRAAQVKVIPGGSVVPGESYEFEVTIKNIGAGHYLPTGLTESREMWLDITMIDGQGNEIYRSGALDDHGNIDPEAIVYHTIVGDANGNPTHKIWEAESILSDHRIPPKGEDTETHGFTMPEDVTLPVSITAVLKYRSAPQEFINDLLGEEFVVPVVDMTQDSETLGDNDTSMPGFQITIPMTLGFMLLVYIMKGNKK
- a CDS encoding class II SORL domain-containing protein, with protein sequence MTEKNFFNGMNRPVDAADLTEAEKKHVPVIVSPGSVKPGEPFEVSVTVGSIPHVMEPAHHIQWVELYAGEDFLARIAFTPGFTKASITLTVVLEAAGRATLRVIERCNIHGLWESTRDITVG
- a CDS encoding carboxymuconolactone decarboxylase family protein encodes the protein MTEQKKIIKDIENKLGFEPQVLHTIGDLDPDFLQAYHKCDKKLLSDGALTAKAKVLMALAVVASQRCESCTVAQMRSALKQGATKEEIMETMEVVFLTSGAPGVASCREALKLVK
- a CDS encoding desulfoferrodoxin FeS4 iron-binding domain-containing protein — encoded protein: MAVMEKGEKYRCNICGNEVTVTKVGGGTLVCCGEDMELLK
- a CDS encoding DUF166 domain-containing protein, coding for MRICILYTGEFGAKVVGNLVNPGSFCTSCGDLCDKCRGGRLSFGDMVYEIHELPAGLPEFIEDAGEFLPEMGACDLILAMGIHPDLLAALPVVVNSTGAKAVIVPVEEPGWAPLGLQKQLRGKLESMGVECEFPKPFCALTKTGKPVIDEFVEMGFGRPELEICLGDDGQTFTHVRVLRDAPCGCTWYVAKKLKWSDVAGYKETVSEAHHAYPCTGSMERDTELGDTILHEAGYIIRDAVERGMEAD
- a CDS encoding PIN domain-containing protein; the protein is MAVLLDTSYFVAYINSRDRNHQRSRELSPDIFAGKYGPTVVTDHIFDETITTCMHRVNNTPEIERLGDYILDSEIELFQVNDALFRETWDLFKKYHYSFTDCTSAVFSKKNGIQYIVTFDHHFDTFKWLNRIC
- a CDS encoding PAC2 family protein, which produces MEITMHKYKDMDLKGATLINGFPSSSLMNSIVASYLVNAMDLDQICGLDADEFPPIAMIYDSKPKFPARIYANEEAKLVVFLSEFTPLPEMARDIARFMLSFAEDKGCSRILSPETQIIENDGFKLLGVGSTDASRKELADMKMDQLVHSMIAGISGVLLNEGRLRNLNVIVPVAQRGPDTSDARTAARVVEIIDKMIPTIKIDLKPLYQEAEGVEKYLKSLREQAAKPADHYDMYS
- a CDS encoding nucleotidyltransferase domain-containing protein, encoding MTDIATNVLKNVLLQHDEIVAAYLFGSHARGYARNDSDIDVGILLSDDRSGSGMYPMQIARELRDACKTKRDIDVRILNNGTLRFLHQVLKGKLLFCRDEKKRIEFETSVISRYLDFKPIFQEYDRMRKLRVLQ